The nucleotide window GATGCTCTGAAGAAAAGGGGACGTCTCTTGGTGGACGATGCTAAGGAATATAGAGATCGGGTGATCAAGAACAATTATTGTCCGTTACTGACCACAGATCTGGTGAGGGATCTGATCCGGGAACTAGAGAAGGTGACATttgcaaaaaatacagatcctGAACAGGACATTGGAGTAATAGCTTATGTATACCGCAGCTCCGAGGACAGAATCATCTATCTATGTGCAGCATTTTTCAATATGGATCCAGCATCTAGAACCCAAGAAAGAACCATTATCCATGAGGTTTCCCACTTTCTGGGATATGGTCACACAGTCCAGGAGAACAGTGAGGCCGTACAGAGGTCACCACAGTCTATGTTATGTCCCCTGACGGCTTATACAGTAGCTTCAGCCCTGACATCACATATGGATCATCCTGAACCCTATAGAGGCGGCTCCTACTCCTGCTGTGGTGAGACCTCCAGGGACACCGTGTGCgggaaatccaagatggccgatAACCTGAGGTAAGTGGAGTATAAAGAATATCTGGTAATTTAATTGTCTATTAATAATTATGACTATGTTATAAAGCAACCATAAGTTATAGAAATATTTGGTTACACATGGCATGCAAACCTgaggacattccctttaagggtacgttcacacatacagtatcacagCAGACTTCACGCTGCAGGTTTCTCACAGTGAAATTCACTGTGAATCTGATCAGCAATAAAGTGTATGATGGATTGCCATAGAGGTGTAAAAGAGCCAATCATATCACTTctttaactttaaaaatctagagaaaaataaaagctggaatctgatttgttgccatGCACACTGGAGTCtgagtggttgctatgggcgactgcTCCTCTGTATAAGGCCTaaaaaatctccccctttattccTGGCCTCACGgcttgtacatatatatatatatatatatatatatatatatatatatatatatgtatatacacacaatcaCGATGTGTGACAGATATGCTATACAGTAGTCATATAGACTTGTAAAGCAAGTGACTGGATGGGACTCATTGCCTCCTATGGAGAAGTTTCTTGGCTCTGTAAATTGTTCAGGAGTCATTGTAAATGGGAGGGAGGGGTGAGCTGTGACCGTCACCCATTGTGAATGGTCAGACCCTGTATTATTTAGACACAGGTTCCACCATTTATTGCAATGTAAAGATGGAGGAGACTGCTGAAAAGTTTTTATTACTGAACAGGAAGTGTCGGCTTTTTATAAGTGGCAAGATTTCAAGAATACTGTAACCCCCTGTCTTACATAAGACATATATTTACGTAGGGTGGGGACGTGTGGAGCAGACTCGGCTATCAGCAGCCGACACTCACTATCACAGACATTAGTACAGTGACAATCATTTAACTCTCTAGATGCCATGATCAACAGGTGCGGCACCTGTCGGGGTTCTGATTGGCCTCCTTAATCATTGTCACTTGACTAAAGTTcctatcacaccatccacacggCCTATCAAGAGTtgctttaggcctcattcacacgttcagtgtttttttttttctggtccgTACATCACATTTGCGGATCCATATTTTTTTGCGGACGTTAAAGGATgtccctaaactgttatacattacctctccgcgCTCTCGGTCTTCACATGCCCTCCGCTTTTACTCCCGATGCAGTGGGCTGCAAGTTCagggtggcctgtctgagctgacaggccgcttagccaatcactggccggggccgcggtggccagtgattggctgagcagcttgtcagctcagacaggcaggAGAGGTAATGCATAACAGTTTATACCGCCACCTGCAAATcgctgttagggtgccttcacacgtactggatccacagtggatttcacgatgccaatccatgtagtgtgaaggtctatgggttacatttCCGCAGCAGAATCTTCATTtcactgtggatatgtaacccggcccctttaacccttcgcagcccgaagcatacattactgtggaggggaaaaaaaaaaacatatgtaggGTCAGCACAGACGAATCAACCGTCATGTCTCCTGGCTCAATTGCATGAGGGTTCGGGCATGGAGAGGCTCCACCTGGACTCCGGGGTAACGCATATGAAAAGAAGAAACGATCCTCTCCAGCTCAAAGAGTATTGAATGCTTTATTGGACATACAtataacaccgacgcgtttcagaccccactgggtccttagtcatggttttctgtgtaaaaggacatagacaacaataaccATCTCCATAAATTAGTGACATGAATTAGTTCCACATTAAAAATTCTTTAGTTTGTTAGATAACATAGAATTCAAAAATTGAACAAACAAGTGTATAAAcatacatataccatatacccgTTATACCAGCAGGCAACATTTCTGATAGTGTATCGGAATATAATGTATCGGAATATAATCTAGCAATATCTAGATGTGATTCTCGATATCTAGTACTCTATATTTGTCCTAGTCATGTTGCCTTACCATCTAATCATGTATCATGTTTCATATAAATATTATACCACTTTAAGATATGACAAGACaaaggtaaataaataaataaaaaataaaaaaattacctgaAGTATATTTATTTGCTGTATGCATGACGTCCATATAGGGGACAGGTAAGATAAATTACTGCAGAAAATCACACGTATATATAATTAATTACTGCATCGCCCTATATACTCCAATAAATCCATATAGGATGTACATGGCTTGGCCACACAATAACATAAATCACCATTCAATGTAAAGCCCTTGTACATACCTGTTTCAACATCTCATAGGGAGCATATAAATGGCGCCAGGCAAAGCCAGAGGCGTCCTGATCCAGACAGCAAAAACGCTGCTAGATATAGCCCACATGGGCTGAACTTCCGCCGGAAGACGCATGACGTGTGATGTGTTTGCGTTCCACTCTGGAATGCATCGCTACATACGTTCCACAGATACACTGGGTCTTGGAATACTACCTTGGTCACATGACCGTTATGCGTTCCACAGTGGAACGCACCGCTGCAATCATCTCCTACACTGAGCTAGATggtataaaaaggaaaaaaaaggaaaaaagagggaaaaaagaggaggaaaaagaCCCATGGGCACAGGACTGTGTGTGCTGAATATTTATCATATGCAATACTATATAAACTAATTATTCTTACACACACGTAACAGTGAATCTGATCCTAAAGCAAGACCTATGGCACGTAACCGTCATGCGCTCCTTGGTGGAACGCGTGTCGGCAAGTGCCTCCTGCGCTGAATTAAATTATATGTCAATAAACACACTGATACAAAATTACATACATTACtgtacctgctcggcgccgcggctgcagTGAAGCTCCCGGCAGGCAGCGCTGATTGGTtgatgaggagcaaggggagGCGGGAGCCTCATACAGCCGCGGCGccaagctggtaatgtatgctccgggctgcggggggttaaaggggccgggttacatatccacagtggaATGAAGATTGTGCTccggatatgtaacccatagaccttcacactacatggatccgcagcggatttcgctgcaaacccgcaacgtgaaatccactgcggatccggtatgtgtaaaggcaccctaatggtgcgtttacatgtaacgattatcgtgcgaatttgcgtgataacgatcgaattcgaacgataatcgtacgtgtacgtcattatcgctccatgtattagggctctTAGGAATTCGGGAAAGTTTTGATTTTTACCCCTAGATCTGCTTTACAGAGATACAAATAAATACATGGTTTAAATGATTGAGAGCACTGAAATTGTCTTTTCATTTCTATCTACCAGGTCGATGCAGGCGATGGATTATAAGTGGACGCAAATATCGCTCCTACAAGGAGACACTGCGGGTGATAAGACGGCTAATGCTTGTGAGGATACAGACAAGTCTGAGGAAGATTCAGAGACTTCTGGTGAAGATATAGATACTAGTGATAAAGAGATCCATAATTCTGGAGGAGAAACGGATAGTGCTGGAAAGAAGTCAGATAGTGCTGGAGAGGAGTCAGATAGTGCTGAAGAAGAGTCAGATAGTGCTGGAGAAGAGTCAGATAGTTTTGGAGAAGAGTCAGATAGTTTTGGAGAAGAGTCAGATAGTGCTGGAGAAGAGTCAGATAGTGCTGGAGAAGAGTCAGATAGTGCTGGAGAAGAGTCAGATAGTTCTGGTATAGGGTCAGATAGTTCTGGTATAGGGTCAGATACCTATTTAGAAGGTACACATACCTCTGATGATGATACAGATACTATAAAGAATACTGATGCTGCCTCACCAGTAAAGACTCACACTGCTTGGCTAAAAGAACAGAGACATCTGCTGAGGCTCCAGACCAGTCTGATGAAAATACAGAGCAAAGTGACGAAGAAACAGAACAATCAGTTTAAGAAGCTGGTCAGACTGTTCAAGATGCAATCCAAGACACTGAAATTACAGGTCTCTCTGTTCCAGATGCAGACGTCACTGCTGAAGACGGAGAAGGACGTGGAGGAGATACAGAGCGATATGATGGAGACACAGGCTGACATGCTGGAGACCCAGGTTGATATGAAGGAAACACTGGATAATATGGAGAAGACACAGTTGGATATGATGGAAACACAGGTGGATATGATGGAGACAATGGATGATATGGAGGAAACGCAGGAAGACATGAAGGAGACACAAGCCAGTATGGTGGAGACAAAGGCTGATATGAAGGAGACACAAGCCAGTATGGTGGAGACAAAGGCTGATATGAAGGAGACACAAGCCAGTATGGTGGAGACAAAGGCTGATAtgaaggagacaggctgaagtgAAGGAGACACAGGCCAATATGGTGGAGACACTGGCCGATATAAAAGGCCAGAAAGTGAGGTAGATGTCATGAGtacattggtgtgtgtgtgtgtgtgtatatatatatatatatatatatatatatatatatatatatatatatatatatataaactgtatatactTCTCATGATTGGTTGAAGTCCCAGAGGTCAGACAACTCCTGATCAGATACTTATCACCTATATCATAGGTATATATAGGTCAGAAGTTGAATACCCACTATGGAAGTTCAAGAGTTACATCAATAGGGCAAGTGGTTTAATTAAACTTTAATTGCAATACATTAGAAATTCACAATAAATTATGTTTACAAGTAAATCTGAACTGTATAACATACTCTTCAACACTAGCAACTTAAAAAAAAGTCGGCCTAGGAAGTGACTTGCTCTCTGtattagtgttaaagg belongs to Dendropsophus ebraccatus isolate aDenEbr1 chromosome 9, aDenEbr1.pat, whole genome shotgun sequence and includes:
- the LOC138800698 gene encoding adventurous-gliding motility protein Z-like isoform X2, with amino-acid sequence MNRPCLLSDEERRQAEEAKERARRLLHDALKKRGRLLVDDAKEYRDRVIKNNYCPLLTTDLVRDLIRELEKVTFAKNTDPEQDIGVIAYVYRSSEDRIIYLCAAFFNMDPASRTQERTIIHEVSHFLGYGHTVQENSEAVQRSPQSMLCPLTAYTVASALTSHMDHPEPYRGGSYSCCGETSRDTVCGKSKMADNLRSMQAMDYKWTQISLLQGDTAGDKTANACEDTDKSEEDSETSGEDIDTSDKEIHNSGGETDSAGKKSDSAGEESDSAEEESDSAGEESDSFGEESDSFGEESDSAGEESDSAGEESDSAGEESDSSGIGSDSSGIGSDTYLEGTHTSDDDTDTIKNTDAASPVKTHTAWLKEQRHLLRLQTSLMKIQSKVTKKQNNQFKKLVRLFKMQSKTLKLQVSLFQMQTSLLKTEKDVEEIQSDMMETQADMLETQVDMKETLDNMEKTQLDMMETQVDMMETMDDMEETQEDMKETQASMVETKADMKETQASMVETKADMKETQASMVETKADMKETG
- the LOC138800698 gene encoding adventurous-gliding motility protein Z-like isoform X1; protein product: MSSSLLKLFRTTEDEKTGVKKKTTNPPCLLSDKERRQAEEAKERTRRLLHDALKKRGRLLVDDPKEFEDLKMENNCPLLTTDLVKELIQELEKVTFAKNTKPEKDITTIAYVYSGSKDRTIYLCAAFWRKDPESRSQERTIIHEVSHFLGYDHTIQENSEAVQRSPQSMLCPLTAYTVASALTDDMNHSGTYRHGSYSCCGETSRDTVCEKSKMADNLRSMQAMDYKWTQISLLQGDTAGDKTANACEDTDKSEEDSETSGEDIDTSDKEIHNSGGETDSAGKKSDSAGEESDSAEEESDSAGEESDSFGEESDSFGEESDSAGEESDSAGEESDSAGEESDSSGIGSDSSGIGSDTYLEGTHTSDDDTDTIKNTDAASPVKTHTAWLKEQRHLLRLQTSLMKIQSKVTKKQNNQFKKLVRLFKMQSKTLKLQVSLFQMQTSLLKTEKDVEEIQSDMMETQADMLETQVDMKETLDNMEKTQLDMMETQVDMMETMDDMEETQEDMKETQASMVETKADMKETQASMVETKADMKETQASMVETKADMKETG